A portion of the Streptomyces sp. NBC_00376 genome contains these proteins:
- a CDS encoding NUDIX domain-containing protein, whose amino-acid sequence MTERPVVKRTARAILLDGNDLILIKRTKPGVDPYWLTPGGGVEPEDATVVDALHREVDEELGAKITDVVPCFVDTVEHIEGGGVKGVKVQHFFVCRLDSMDLSRRHGPEIDDPCGEYDVVRVPFSRMGIAAVHLVPLSLRHYLDGNIEGVRAMHAPDLG is encoded by the coding sequence ATGACCGAACGTCCCGTGGTCAAGCGCACCGCACGCGCCATTCTGCTCGACGGCAACGACCTGATCCTCATCAAGCGCACCAAGCCCGGAGTGGATCCCTACTGGCTCACGCCCGGCGGCGGGGTCGAGCCCGAGGACGCGACCGTGGTCGACGCCCTGCACCGCGAGGTGGACGAGGAGCTCGGCGCCAAGATCACCGATGTGGTCCCCTGCTTCGTCGACACCGTGGAGCACATCGAGGGCGGCGGAGTGAAGGGCGTGAAGGTCCAGCACTTCTTCGTCTGCCGACTGGACTCGATGGACCTGTCCCGGCGGCACGGCCCCGAGATCGACGATCCCTGCGGGGAGTACGACGTCGTACGGGTTCCGTTCAGCCGAATGGGGATCGCCGCCGTCCACCTCGTACCGCTGTCGCTGCGGCACTATCTGGACGGGAACATCGAGGGCGTACGCGCGATGCACGCGCCCGATCTGGGCTGA
- a CDS encoding GNAT family N-acetyltransferase produces MSDLEIRPAALADIQAIVAMLADDPLGARRESPDDLAPYRAAFQRLADDPNQHLVVAVREGRVVGTLQLTVIPGLSRRGSTRSVIEGVRIHADERGSGLGTLLIEWAVDESRRQDCQLVQLTSDATRTDAHRFYERLGFTASHVGFKLAL; encoded by the coding sequence ATGAGCGATCTGGAGATACGCCCCGCCGCCCTCGCCGACATCCAGGCGATCGTGGCCATGCTCGCCGACGATCCGCTGGGTGCCCGGCGTGAGTCGCCGGACGACCTCGCCCCGTACCGCGCCGCGTTCCAACGGCTCGCGGACGATCCGAACCAGCACCTGGTGGTCGCCGTACGCGAAGGCCGCGTCGTCGGAACCCTGCAACTGACCGTGATTCCCGGGCTTTCCCGGCGCGGCTCGACCCGCTCGGTCATCGAGGGCGTACGCATCCACGCCGACGAGCGCGGCAGCGGCCTCGGCACCCTGTTGATCGAGTGGGCCGTGGACGAATCGCGGCGGCAGGACTGCCAGTTGGTCCAGCTGACGTCGGATGCGACCCGGACCGATGCCCATCGCTTCTACGAGCGGCTCGGATTCACCGCCAGCCATGTGGGCTTCAAGCTCGCACTCTGA
- a CDS encoding LysR family transcriptional regulator yields MDLTLLRTFVTVHRAGSFTRAAALLGLSQPAVTSQIRTLERQLGRPLFLRRARGVTPTTIGDELAHRAAPHLDALIEIAEAELDEESGVRTLHLAGPPEFSSMRALPALTPLVAQGLALRSSFFTGAEEALEGLAAGHHDLAIATARPRGGLLTASALCDEEHVLVAAPRWAGRLGPGTLRHKGPVVLEQLPVVEVHESLPLVSRYWAAVFDSRPALAGTVIVPDLRAVLECTAAGAGLAVLPRYLCERALERGEVVALLDPPVPPLRTYFLAVRTGTLALPHIARAHEWLLRAAADW; encoded by the coding sequence ATGGACCTGACCCTGCTGCGCACGTTCGTCACGGTGCACCGGGCCGGTTCCTTCACCAGGGCCGCCGCCCTGCTCGGCCTCTCCCAGCCCGCGGTCACCTCGCAGATCCGGACCCTGGAGCGGCAGCTCGGCCGCCCGCTCTTCCTGCGCAGGGCCCGCGGCGTGACCCCGACGACCATCGGCGACGAACTCGCGCACCGGGCGGCGCCCCATCTGGACGCTCTGATCGAGATCGCCGAGGCGGAGCTCGACGAGGAGTCGGGCGTAAGGACGCTGCATCTGGCCGGGCCGCCCGAATTCTCGTCGATGCGCGCCCTGCCCGCGCTCACCCCACTCGTCGCCCAGGGCCTGGCCCTGCGCAGCTCCTTCTTCACCGGGGCGGAAGAAGCACTGGAAGGGCTGGCCGCCGGACATCATGACCTGGCCATCGCGACCGCCCGTCCGCGCGGTGGGCTGCTCACCGCGTCCGCGCTCTGCGACGAAGAACACGTCCTGGTCGCCGCGCCGCGCTGGGCCGGGCGCCTCGGCCCCGGGACCCTGCGCCACAAGGGGCCCGTGGTCCTGGAGCAGCTGCCCGTCGTGGAGGTCCATGAGAGCCTGCCGCTCGTCTCCCGGTACTGGGCCGCCGTCTTCGACAGTCGGCCCGCCCTCGCGGGAACCGTCATCGTGCCCGACCTCCGGGCGGTCCTGGAGTGCACCGCAGCGGGCGCCGGACTCGCCGTGCTGCCGCGCTACCTGTGCGAGAGGGCGCTGGAGCGGGGCGAGGTCGTGGCCCTCCTGGACCCTCCGGTTCCTCCCCTGCGCACCTATTTCCTGGCGGTGCGGACCGGCACACTCGCGCTGCCCCACATCGCGCGGGCGCACGAGTGGCTGCTGCGTGCTGCCGCCGACTGGTGA
- a CDS encoding globin domain-containing protein, with protein sequence MDAPATGWTDDGTGRSTDATLIHRTLAEISPVADQATSYFYALLFVRHPELRNLFPVAMDVQRDRLLRAILTAADRLDDAHALAEYLGELGRGHRKYGTLPMHYPAVGEALMGALSRYATTTWDGETEAAWVRAYTAISQIMIDAAAADEQRAPAWWHAEVVAHDLRTRDIAVLTLRPDQAYPFIAGQYTAVETPWWPRNWRHYSFASAPRPDGLLTFHIKAVPAGWVSNALVHRARPGDILRLGPPTGSMTVDHSTHNGLLCLGGGTGIAPIKALVEDVAEHGDRRPVEVFYGARSDHDLYDIDTMMRLQNTFPWLEVRPVVAIGPGRGSGLMRGLLPEAVRQHGPWHEYDAYLSGPPGMIRSGVDVLRGIGMPAGRIRHDFLDEPADTGPA encoded by the coding sequence ATGGATGCTCCGGCCACCGGGTGGACCGACGACGGAACGGGCAGATCCACCGACGCGACCCTGATCCACCGCACCCTGGCCGAGATATCGCCCGTCGCGGATCAGGCGACCTCGTACTTCTACGCGCTGCTCTTCGTACGCCACCCGGAACTGAGGAACCTGTTCCCGGTCGCGATGGACGTCCAGCGCGACCGGCTCCTCCGTGCGATCCTCACCGCGGCCGACCGGCTGGACGACGCACACGCACTGGCCGAGTACCTCGGCGAACTGGGGCGGGGGCACCGCAAGTACGGCACGTTGCCCATGCACTATCCCGCGGTGGGGGAGGCGCTCATGGGCGCCCTGAGCCGCTACGCGACCACCACCTGGGACGGGGAGACCGAAGCGGCGTGGGTGCGTGCCTACACCGCGATATCGCAGATCATGATCGACGCGGCCGCCGCGGACGAGCAGCGGGCCCCCGCCTGGTGGCACGCGGAGGTCGTGGCGCACGACCTCAGGACCCGTGACATAGCGGTGCTCACGCTCCGGCCCGACCAGGCCTACCCTTTCATCGCCGGCCAGTACACGGCCGTGGAGACCCCGTGGTGGCCCCGGAACTGGCGGCACTATTCCTTCGCTTCGGCACCCCGCCCCGATGGCCTGCTCACCTTCCATATCAAGGCGGTCCCGGCCGGCTGGGTCTCCAACGCCCTGGTGCACCGGGCCCGGCCCGGGGACATCCTGCGCCTCGGCCCGCCCACGGGCTCGATGACGGTCGACCACTCCACCCACAACGGTCTGCTCTGCCTGGGCGGAGGCACGGGCATCGCGCCCATCAAGGCGCTCGTGGAGGATGTCGCGGAGCACGGCGACCGGCGTCCGGTGGAGGTCTTCTACGGGGCACGCAGCGATCACGACCTGTACGACATCGACACGATGATGCGGCTCCAGAACACCTTTCCCTGGCTCGAAGTGCGGCCTGTGGTCGCCATCGGTCCGGGAAGGGGAAGCGGCCTGATGAGGGGACTGCTGCCCGAGGCGGTGCGGCAGCACGGCCCGTGGCACGAGTACGACGCCTATCTCTCGGGCCCGCCCGGCATGATCCGCAGCGGCGTGGACGTGCTCCGGGGCATCGGGATGCCGGCCGGGCGTATCCGCCACGACTTCCTCGACGAACCGGCCGACACCGGCCCCGCCTGA
- a CDS encoding DUF2269 domain-containing protein yields the protein MKPLKRPARRSLLVAHVAVSVSWLGLTVGLLALGIAAFSTKDPATAQAATRAMKIFGDWLIVPVALFSLFSGLVLALGTPWGLARHRWVWTKFWLTLITVALSVFSLRPGIDEAAARGAVDIDLVVAPSVATATYLFVTAISVLKPWGPTRRGRRLRHSSGTGKGVDGRTSGRTA from the coding sequence GTGAAACCACTCAAACGCCCCGCCCGTCGCAGCCTCCTGGTGGCACATGTCGCGGTATCCGTGAGCTGGCTGGGACTGACCGTCGGACTGCTGGCGCTCGGAATCGCGGCATTCTCCACCAAGGACCCCGCCACCGCGCAGGCCGCCACCCGTGCCATGAAAATCTTCGGGGACTGGCTGATCGTGCCGGTCGCCCTGTTCTCCCTCTTCAGCGGCCTCGTTCTGGCGCTCGGCACCCCATGGGGGCTGGCCAGGCACCGGTGGGTCTGGACGAAGTTCTGGCTCACCCTGATCACCGTGGCACTGTCCGTCTTCTCCCTGCGTCCCGGCATCGACGAGGCCGCGGCACGTGGGGCCGTCGACATCGACCTGGTGGTCGCGCCGTCGGTGGCAACGGCGACGTACCTCTTCGTCACCGCGATATCGGTGCTGAAGCCCTGGGGACCGACCCGGCGCGGCCGTCGGCTGCGTCACTCGTCCGGAACAGGTAAAGGGGTGGACGGGCGGACATCGGGTCGGACAGCCTGA
- a CDS encoding winged helix DNA-binding domain-containing protein: MHRISDEQRRIRLGRRHLLAPSVRTASPVSVADALVALHATDAATVFLSACARMTEADVAPVEEALYGEVSLVRQLSMRNTLFVVSRDLAPCVDASNARTVAAKERRAFLKHLADDGNGLDECWLADAERQTLAALADRGTATGTELSAAVAALRTKITLFPGKRAETVQGVASRVIRILAAENRIRRDRPRGSWTSSQFRWTTSEPWPFEEPAQAQAELARRWLRSYGPATEADLKWWTGWGVGQVRRALAAVGAEPVRLDGGATGWVLPEDMAPEPAPEPWAALLPALDPSAMGWADRGFHLPAGHREALFDRSGNIGPTVWWNGRIVGGWAQRADGEPVWRLLSDTGRDASAAIEAEASRFSQWVGQARITPRFRTPLERELTA; encoded by the coding sequence ATGCACCGCATCAGTGACGAACAGCGCAGGATCAGGCTCGGACGACGTCATCTCCTGGCCCCGTCGGTACGGACCGCCTCCCCGGTCTCCGTGGCCGACGCGCTCGTCGCACTGCACGCCACCGACGCCGCCACCGTCTTCCTCTCGGCGTGTGCCCGCATGACCGAGGCGGACGTCGCCCCGGTGGAAGAGGCTCTCTACGGGGAGGTCTCGCTGGTCCGGCAACTCTCCATGCGGAACACCCTCTTCGTCGTGTCGCGGGATCTCGCCCCCTGTGTCGACGCGTCGAACGCGCGGACCGTGGCTGCCAAGGAGCGCCGGGCCTTCCTCAAACACTTGGCGGACGACGGCAACGGCCTGGACGAGTGCTGGCTCGCCGACGCGGAACGGCAGACACTCGCCGCTCTGGCCGACCGCGGCACCGCGACCGGCACCGAGCTCTCCGCCGCCGTGGCTGCTCTGCGTACAAAGATCACCCTCTTCCCCGGCAAGAGGGCCGAGACCGTGCAGGGCGTCGCCTCCCGGGTCATCCGGATCCTGGCCGCCGAGAACCGCATCCGCCGGGACCGGCCACGCGGTTCCTGGACCTCCAGCCAGTTCCGCTGGACGACGTCCGAGCCCTGGCCGTTCGAGGAGCCCGCTCAGGCGCAGGCCGAGCTGGCCCGGCGCTGGCTCCGTTCCTACGGCCCGGCGACCGAAGCCGACCTCAAGTGGTGGACGGGCTGGGGAGTGGGCCAGGTCCGTAGGGCACTCGCGGCCGTCGGGGCCGAGCCGGTCCGGCTCGACGGCGGCGCCACGGGGTGGGTACTGCCAGAGGACATGGCACCGGAACCCGCTCCGGAACCCTGGGCGGCGCTGCTTCCGGCCCTTGACCCCAGCGCCATGGGGTGGGCCGATCGTGGCTTCCATCTCCCGGCCGGGCATCGGGAGGCCCTCTTCGACCGGTCCGGCAACATCGGCCCGACCGTGTGGTGGAACGGCCGGATCGTGGGCGGCTGGGCCCAGCGAGCCGATGGTGAGCCGGTCTGGCGGCTGCTGTCCGACACGGGCCGGGATGCCTCCGCCGCGATTGAGGCAGAAGCATCCCGGTTCTCGCAATGGGTGGGCCAGGCACGGATCACTCCGCGCTTCCGCACCCCGCTGGAACGGGAGTTGACGGCCTGA
- a CDS encoding GNAT family N-acetyltransferase: MPSSLPRPITELHVRRLTPGDLVACADLSEDRGWPRDEHRWGLLLAAGTGYGVDDPDGKGLMASCVVTSYGTGLAAIGMVLVAERYARQGIARQLMHHVIAESGDIPLSLYATAAGQPLYEQLGFSVVGHSQRVAGFFRPTDGRPPAVSVRPATAEDLRAMVLLDADVFGADRTHVLARLPAYADHIRVAEDGGRLIGYAAVWPSDRTHAIGPLVARDTATAETLVASLAEATDLPLRADIDTRHTQLLDWFEEHGLRPGSTTAVMTHGAADVPGDWTRRYAPLTVAMG; the protein is encoded by the coding sequence ATGCCTAGCTCACTGCCCCGTCCGATCACCGAACTGCATGTCCGGCGCCTCACCCCGGGCGACCTGGTCGCCTGCGCCGATCTCAGCGAAGACCGTGGCTGGCCACGCGATGAGCACAGGTGGGGCCTGCTCCTCGCCGCCGGAACTGGCTACGGCGTGGATGACCCCGACGGCAAGGGCCTGATGGCCAGCTGCGTGGTGACCTCGTACGGCACCGGGCTGGCAGCCATCGGCATGGTGCTCGTCGCGGAGCGGTATGCGCGGCAGGGAATCGCGCGGCAGCTGATGCACCATGTGATCGCCGAGTCCGGGGACATCCCGCTCAGCCTCTACGCGACGGCTGCGGGGCAACCGCTCTACGAACAGCTCGGCTTCTCGGTCGTGGGCCACTCCCAGCGGGTCGCCGGTTTCTTCCGGCCGACCGACGGCAGGCCCCCTGCTGTCTCCGTCCGCCCGGCCACGGCGGAGGACCTGCGAGCCATGGTCCTGCTGGACGCGGATGTCTTCGGCGCCGACCGGACCCATGTCCTCGCCCGGCTCCCCGCGTACGCCGACCACATCCGGGTCGCGGAGGACGGGGGGCGTCTCATCGGTTACGCGGCGGTCTGGCCCAGCGACCGGACCCATGCGATCGGCCCGTTGGTCGCGCGCGACACCGCCACGGCTGAGACCCTTGTCGCCTCGCTCGCGGAGGCGACGGATCTGCCGCTGCGCGCGGACATCGACACGCGCCATACCCAGCTGCTCGACTGGTTCGAGGAGCACGGTCTGCGGCCCGGCTCCACGACGGCGGTGATGACACATGGAGCCGCGGATGTGCCGGGCGACTGGACCCGTCGCTACGCCCCGCTGACCGTTGCCATGGGCTGA